The Deltaproteobacteria bacterium genome has a segment encoding these proteins:
- a CDS encoding tetratricopeptide repeat protein has product MTLCALAALLLALSPAASSPAALQDDRQADAKADRKRDELIEDLKVIIPRMPEGDRRADLYFQLAELWWEKARYAGLQEVRDHDDAVAKWADKREGEEPKLDTSRSDGYRREAIGLYQEVLDRYPAYERRDEVLFVAGHNLYESGNRDRGIAYYSALIAQYPKSRFVPDAWVQTGEHFFATNDLPRAREAFEKAASFHLPKLYAFALYKLAWCDYNAGAYGAAIAKFKEVIAYSEGEARGDRVQLRQEALKDIVLAYAHVDAIDGAVAYLAEKAGADSVEAIQRLAATYFDDGKFEQAIRVYRILQARAPGHAKAPAWQQKILLAYDKLNRRDQVVTEMNRLVGDYGPQSGWAKANTAEKGALAEARDLAEASLRELVQDYHQEAIKTKSAATYRLARDIYRQYLDTFPQSESTASMRFYYAEILYALEEWDAAAMEYGKVVEADPKGSQAQRAAYNAILALEKAVAIAKGKLKKRELADAAKVEERKDKGHVDRGAGKLRLETVTRDVQPEPIPENEQKLIAACDRYLRLASGAKDEIVIRYKAAFVFYERRHFVDAAKRFGEIILRWPTDSWSQKAAELSLDILNTRQEWQALSDLAQRFLRDSQLCPPGSKFQLETARVAEGARFKYAMQLYEEKKDFALAASEFRAFVARYPKSEYAPKALYDALLIADKGDELDVEIAAGEQLVREYSSADPAIVKLTIPALANACERAGRFPDAVRWYEEAQRRWPSDARAADWLYNAAIWREGVGDDAGALRDWQTWLKQYRSRPDAAKIAFNVGVILERQKDFRRAAEHWSSFHREWAGAATAGQLLLARYKQGLALRELKAPEAATVLADVPQRYARLAEADKAAAPLIDAAAHACFLAVEPSFSDFMAIHFRYLRQADLVYVLKVKNTRIARLLSAYGEVIAVGSPRWSEAAFARIGEAYRNFNKGLLDAPMPRGLDREQQELYRSMLESQALPLEDKAVEAFAKAIAISRTTGVYSEWVVKAQDLLREYQPDAYGDVHRPGFAESAPTRPVAPELTGGP; this is encoded by the coding sequence ATGACGCTGTGCGCGCTCGCAGCGCTCCTCCTTGCCCTCTCTCCGGCGGCCTCGTCGCCCGCGGCGCTGCAGGACGATCGCCAGGCCGACGCCAAAGCCGATCGCAAGCGCGACGAGCTGATCGAGGATCTGAAGGTCATCATCCCGCGGATGCCGGAGGGGGATCGCCGTGCCGACCTCTACTTCCAGCTCGCCGAGCTCTGGTGGGAGAAGGCGCGCTACGCAGGCCTTCAGGAAGTCCGCGATCACGACGACGCGGTCGCGAAATGGGCGGACAAGCGGGAGGGCGAGGAGCCGAAGCTCGACACGAGCCGCAGCGACGGGTACCGCAGGGAGGCCATCGGCCTCTACCAGGAGGTGCTCGATCGGTACCCTGCGTACGAGCGCCGCGACGAAGTGCTCTTCGTGGCGGGCCACAACCTCTACGAGAGCGGCAACAGGGATCGCGGAATCGCCTACTACTCCGCGCTGATCGCGCAGTACCCGAAGAGCCGTTTCGTCCCCGACGCCTGGGTTCAGACCGGCGAGCACTTCTTCGCCACCAACGATCTGCCCCGGGCGCGGGAGGCCTTCGAGAAGGCCGCCTCGTTCCACCTGCCGAAGCTGTACGCGTTCGCGCTCTACAAGCTCGCCTGGTGCGACTACAACGCCGGGGCGTACGGAGCGGCCATCGCGAAGTTCAAGGAAGTGATCGCCTATTCGGAGGGCGAGGCCCGTGGCGACCGGGTGCAGCTCCGCCAGGAAGCGCTCAAGGACATCGTCCTTGCGTACGCCCACGTCGACGCGATCGACGGCGCCGTCGCGTATCTGGCGGAGAAGGCCGGCGCCGATTCCGTGGAGGCCATCCAGCGGCTGGCGGCCACCTACTTCGACGACGGCAAATTCGAGCAGGCCATCCGCGTGTACCGGATCCTGCAGGCGCGCGCCCCGGGCCACGCGAAAGCGCCCGCCTGGCAGCAGAAGATCCTGCTCGCCTACGACAAGCTGAACCGGCGCGATCAGGTGGTCACGGAGATGAATCGGCTGGTCGGAGACTACGGGCCGCAGAGCGGATGGGCCAAGGCGAACACCGCGGAGAAGGGAGCTTTGGCCGAAGCGCGCGATCTGGCGGAAGCGTCGCTGCGCGAGCTGGTGCAGGACTACCACCAGGAAGCGATCAAGACGAAGAGCGCTGCCACCTACCGGCTGGCGCGCGACATCTACCGCCAATACCTCGACACGTTCCCGCAGAGCGAGAGCACCGCGTCGATGCGCTTCTACTACGCGGAGATCCTCTACGCGCTCGAAGAGTGGGACGCCGCCGCCATGGAGTACGGGAAGGTCGTGGAAGCCGATCCCAAGGGGTCGCAAGCGCAGCGCGCTGCGTACAACGCCATCCTCGCCCTGGAGAAGGCGGTGGCGATCGCCAAGGGCAAGCTGAAGAAGCGCGAGCTCGCCGACGCGGCGAAGGTCGAGGAGCGCAAGGACAAAGGACATGTCGATCGCGGCGCCGGCAAGCTCCGGCTCGAGACCGTCACGCGCGACGTCCAGCCGGAGCCGATTCCGGAGAACGAGCAGAAGCTGATCGCCGCCTGCGATCGGTACCTGCGGCTGGCCTCTGGCGCCAAGGACGAGATCGTCATCCGCTACAAGGCCGCGTTCGTCTTCTACGAGCGCCGGCATTTCGTCGACGCGGCCAAGCGCTTCGGGGAGATCATCCTTCGCTGGCCCACCGACAGCTGGTCGCAGAAGGCCGCGGAGCTCTCCCTGGACATCCTGAATACCAGGCAGGAGTGGCAGGCCCTCAGCGATCTGGCCCAGCGCTTTCTCCGGGACAGCCAGCTCTGTCCGCCTGGCTCGAAGTTCCAGCTCGAGACGGCTCGCGTGGCGGAGGGCGCGCGGTTCAAGTACGCGATGCAGCTCTATGAGGAGAAGAAGGACTTCGCCCTCGCCGCGAGCGAGTTCCGCGCCTTCGTGGCGCGCTATCCGAAGAGCGAGTACGCGCCGAAGGCGCTCTACGACGCGCTCTTGATCGCGGACAAGGGAGACGAGCTCGACGTCGAGATCGCCGCGGGCGAGCAGCTCGTGCGCGAATACAGCAGCGCGGATCCGGCCATCGTCAAGCTGACGATCCCCGCGTTGGCCAACGCCTGCGAGCGCGCCGGCCGGTTTCCGGACGCCGTCCGCTGGTACGAGGAGGCGCAGCGGCGCTGGCCCTCGGATGCGAGGGCGGCGGACTGGCTCTACAATGCCGCGATCTGGCGCGAAGGCGTCGGCGACGACGCCGGCGCGCTCCGCGACTGGCAGACCTGGCTGAAGCAGTACCGTTCGCGGCCCGACGCGGCGAAGATCGCGTTCAACGTCGGCGTCATCCTCGAGCGGCAGAAAGATTTCCGGCGCGCCGCCGAGCACTGGTCGTCGTTCCACCGCGAATGGGCAGGGGCGGCCACCGCCGGACAGCTCCTCCTCGCGCGCTACAAGCAGGGCCTGGCCCTGCGCGAGCTGAAAGCGCCGGAGGCCGCCACAGTCCTGGCGGACGTCCCGCAACGCTATGCCCGGCTTGCCGAGGCGGACAAGGCCGCGGCGCCGCTGATCGATGCGGCCGCGCATGCCTGTTTCCTCGCCGTCGAGCCGTCGTTCAGCGACTTCATGGCCATCCACTTCCGCTATCTCCGCCAGGCCGACCTCGTCTACGTGCTGAAGGTGAAGAACACGCGCATCGCGCGGCTGCTCTCCGCATACGGCGAGGTGATCGCCGTCGGCAGCCCGCGCTGGAGCGAGGCCGCCTTCGCGCGCATCGGCGAGGCGTACCGCAACTTCAACAAGGGCCTGCTCGATGCGCCGATGCCGCGCGGCCTCGACCGGGAGCAACAGGAGCTCTACCGGAGCATGCTCGAATCGCAGGCCCTGCCGCTCGAGGACAAGGCGGTCGAGGCATTCGCCAAGGCGATCGCCATTTCGCGCACCACCGGCGTGTATTCGGAGTGGGTGGTCAAGGCCCAGGATCTGCTGCGCGAGTACCAACCGGACGCGTACGGCGACGTGCACCGTCCAGGTTTTGCCGAGAGCGCCCCGACGCGCCCGGTCGCGCCCGAGCTGACGGGAGGTCCCTGA
- a CDS encoding outer membrane beta-barrel domain-containing protein: protein MRTFLIASLICGAAAAQQTDPDAVRIHVLEQRPFTEAGRWEASFFGNTQINPKFTVHAGLSAELAYHLRENLAAQLGVWYFPISVQSSLSEELLTKARVAPETAEAFLLRAAALAGLELMPVYGKLNIFDGKILRLGVYLNGGLGAAKTRVQLRPSSDPVTGRTFGDTGFRPIASLGIGLRVFLSEQLTIRIEVRDFAYSGYVSKVNGCNHDEAARIEAAEANGQTATGLSPGCDERAFGAPGAQAQLNAGAAKDLLARPSSDVINNIAFQGGLSWLF, encoded by the coding sequence ATGCGAACGTTCCTCATCGCATCCCTGATCTGCGGAGCGGCGGCGGCGCAACAGACCGACCCGGATGCGGTTCGCATCCACGTCCTGGAACAGCGTCCCTTCACCGAGGCGGGCCGCTGGGAGGCGTCGTTCTTCGGCAATACCCAGATCAATCCCAAATTCACGGTGCACGCCGGGCTCTCGGCGGAATTGGCCTACCACCTGCGCGAGAACCTCGCCGCGCAGCTGGGCGTCTGGTACTTCCCGATCTCGGTGCAGAGCTCGCTCTCGGAAGAGCTGCTCACCAAGGCGCGCGTCGCGCCGGAAACGGCCGAGGCGTTCCTGCTTCGCGCCGCCGCTCTCGCCGGCCTCGAGCTGATGCCCGTCTACGGCAAGCTCAACATCTTCGACGGCAAGATCCTGCGGCTCGGGGTGTACCTCAACGGCGGGCTCGGCGCGGCGAAGACACGGGTGCAGCTGCGGCCCTCGTCCGACCCCGTCACCGGGCGCACGTTCGGCGACACCGGGTTCCGCCCCATTGCGTCGCTGGGCATCGGGCTCCGCGTCTTCCTCAGCGAACAGCTGACGATACGCATCGAGGTGAGGGACTTTGCGTACTCCGGATACGTCTCGAAGGTGAACGGCTGCAACCACGACGAGGCGGCCAGGATCGAGGCCGCCGAGGCGAACGGCCAGACCGCCACCGGCCTGTCTCCCGGATGCGACGAGCGCGCCTTCGGAGCGCCGGGTGCCCAGGCGCAGCTCAACGCCGGCGCCGCGAAGGACCTGCTCGCGCGTCCTTCGTCCGACGTGATCAACAACATCGCCTTCCAGGGCGGCCTGAGCTGGCTCTTCTGA
- a CDS encoding outer membrane beta-barrel domain-containing protein, whose translation MRARLLPFELLAAVCVIAAPAARAQESIYGPDGAPTVVQHKLYPMTGRWEAAASFGVALNTALVDQLGGTVSLAYHPNEWLDLAGEVLLNQTGLSTLARNVRADMRPRSEGQTGDEFRNDNQLRGGAFAVARVAPIYGKFNLASELRVHFQAYLLAGAGAARIHRESVNLCADPGTGVCQSYQQSDSVDPVGILGAGFRFYFNQRWSLRTEVRSHLFRSSYKTANDLTQPSTGSLRHYLANVATFGAGVSFLF comes from the coding sequence ATGCGCGCCCGGTTGTTGCCTTTCGAGCTACTCGCCGCCGTCTGCGTCATCGCCGCTCCCGCGGCGCGCGCGCAGGAATCGATCTACGGCCCCGACGGCGCTCCTACCGTAGTGCAGCACAAGCTCTACCCGATGACGGGACGGTGGGAAGCTGCCGCTTCCTTCGGCGTCGCGCTGAACACGGCGCTGGTCGACCAGCTCGGCGGCACGGTCTCGCTCGCGTACCACCCGAATGAATGGCTCGACCTGGCGGGAGAGGTGCTGCTCAACCAGACCGGGCTCTCCACTCTGGCGCGCAACGTCCGGGCGGACATGCGGCCGCGCAGCGAGGGGCAGACCGGCGACGAGTTCAGGAACGACAACCAGCTCCGCGGGGGCGCATTCGCGGTCGCCCGCGTCGCTCCGATCTACGGCAAGTTCAATCTCGCGTCCGAGCTGCGGGTGCACTTCCAGGCTTACCTGCTCGCGGGCGCCGGAGCCGCGCGAATCCATCGCGAGTCCGTCAACCTCTGCGCCGATCCGGGTACCGGCGTCTGCCAGAGCTACCAGCAGAGCGATTCCGTCGATCCCGTCGGCATCCTCGGCGCGGGCTTCCGCTTCTACTTCAACCAGCGCTGGAGCCTGCGGACGGAGGTCCGCAGCCATCTCTTCCGCTCCTCGTACAAGACGGCCAACGACCTGACGCAGCCTTCGACCGGTTCCCTCCGCCATTACCTCGCAAACGTCGCGACGTTCGGGGCCGGCGTCTCGTTCCTGTTCTGA
- a CDS encoding cyclic nucleotide-binding domain-containing protein: protein MGGSQSTGASAPEARLPDASVAPPPLLDGIVRVKVPADKIQPFLTRSALFKSAPKDVITRVSGLLQGLECADGSEIVTAGKVNDGIGILYSGKAQVLLPSAGGELAPVEDLLPGDHFGEVGALLGKPSPYFVIASDSSRVLWLPSSVLQGMIGNVPTVAEALAKRLTERVVLFAAMERQGAPELMTDIEAQLLQTVDPAVEARPLQSIEPEPDPSGVVAFAELRDFDLSPSVLATVPTKLIRSFRLLPVKLAGNVLTVAMVNPRDNAALAELRRTLQTMQIVPVAIGLEDFNSALVRLKLLDDSGPKKSGGPRINPDSFQFETVAEQDRAADARAVGDDAIRLVNRIIAAGLEREASDIHIEPTAQGFRVRFRANGLLQDWSEPIPATTSLKGVTARIKVLAGLDITERRLPQDGRIGVTTGKREIDLRVSTLPANRGEKIALRILEAAGSTRALEQIFLEPTVLAAARKALNRPYGGIVIAGPTGSGKTSSLYALLNERKVTRPDTNIIMVEDPIEYRLAGVTQVQVNANAGLGFPQVLRSMLRQDPDVIVVGEMRDEDTARIGLEAAMTGHLLLTSLHANHAIAAVQRLENLGTGRALIAQSIHLVLVQRLVRKLCSACRKLDPPVPALLESLVARRIVDKGQQTLPRAVGCDACGGTGYVGRAAVVEALQINDAVREAIAAGRSLADVHDIATETRALTPFIDYARHLLQKQIISASEVLLSVAD from the coding sequence ATGGGGGGCTCTCAGAGCACCGGCGCTTCGGCGCCGGAAGCGCGCTTGCCCGACGCGAGCGTCGCGCCGCCGCCGCTTCTCGACGGCATCGTCCGGGTGAAGGTTCCGGCGGACAAGATCCAGCCTTTCCTCACCCGCAGCGCGCTGTTCAAGAGCGCACCGAAGGACGTGATCACTCGCGTTTCCGGGCTGCTGCAGGGCCTCGAGTGTGCCGATGGCAGCGAGATCGTCACCGCAGGCAAGGTGAACGACGGGATCGGGATTCTCTATTCCGGCAAGGCGCAAGTGCTGTTGCCCTCGGCCGGCGGCGAATTGGCGCCCGTCGAGGACTTGCTGCCCGGCGACCACTTCGGCGAAGTGGGAGCGCTCCTCGGGAAGCCCAGCCCCTACTTCGTGATCGCGAGCGACTCGTCGCGCGTTCTCTGGCTGCCGTCCTCGGTCCTGCAGGGGATGATCGGCAACGTGCCGACGGTGGCGGAGGCGCTGGCGAAGCGGCTGACGGAACGGGTGGTGCTGTTCGCCGCGATGGAGAGACAGGGCGCGCCGGAGCTGATGACCGACATCGAGGCGCAGCTCCTCCAGACGGTGGATCCTGCCGTTGAGGCGAGGCCGCTGCAGTCGATCGAGCCCGAGCCGGATCCGAGCGGGGTCGTCGCATTTGCCGAGCTGCGCGACTTCGATCTTTCGCCGTCCGTGCTCGCGACGGTGCCGACGAAGCTGATCCGCAGCTTCCGTCTCTTGCCGGTGAAGCTCGCCGGCAACGTCCTCACGGTCGCGATGGTGAACCCGCGCGACAACGCGGCGCTGGCCGAGCTCAGGCGAACGCTGCAGACGATGCAGATCGTGCCGGTCGCGATCGGGCTGGAGGACTTCAATTCCGCGTTGGTCCGGCTCAAGCTTCTCGACGATTCCGGGCCGAAGAAGTCCGGCGGTCCGCGCATCAACCCCGATTCCTTCCAGTTCGAGACCGTCGCCGAGCAAGACCGCGCCGCCGACGCGCGCGCCGTGGGCGACGACGCGATCAGACTCGTCAACCGGATCATCGCCGCCGGCCTCGAGCGCGAGGCCAGCGACATCCACATCGAGCCGACCGCGCAGGGATTCCGCGTCCGCTTCCGCGCCAACGGCTTGCTGCAGGACTGGAGCGAGCCGATTCCGGCGACGACCTCGCTCAAGGGCGTGACCGCGCGCATCAAGGTCCTCGCCGGGCTGGACATCACCGAGCGCCGGCTGCCGCAGGACGGCCGGATCGGCGTGACCACCGGCAAGCGCGAGATCGACCTCCGCGTCTCCACGCTTCCGGCGAACCGGGGCGAGAAGATCGCGCTGCGCATCCTCGAGGCGGCAGGGAGCACGCGGGCGCTGGAGCAGATCTTCTTGGAGCCGACGGTGCTGGCGGCGGCTCGCAAGGCGCTGAACCGGCCCTATGGCGGCATCGTCATCGCGGGCCCGACCGGATCGGGAAAGACGTCGTCGCTGTACGCGCTGCTCAACGAGCGCAAGGTCACCCGGCCTGACACCAACATCATCATGGTGGAGGATCCCATCGAGTACCGGCTGGCAGGCGTCACGCAGGTGCAGGTCAACGCCAATGCCGGCCTCGGGTTCCCCCAGGTCCTTCGCTCGATGCTGCGCCAGGACCCCGACGTCATCGTGGTCGGCGAGATGCGCGACGAGGACACCGCACGGATCGGTCTCGAGGCGGCGATGACCGGCCACCTGCTGCTCACCTCGTTGCATGCCAACCACGCCATCGCGGCCGTGCAGCGCCTGGAGAACCTCGGGACCGGCCGCGCACTGATCGCGCAGTCGATCCATCTCGTGCTGGTCCAGCGCCTGGTGCGCAAGCTCTGCTCCGCCTGCCGCAAGCTCGATCCGCCGGTGCCTGCGCTGCTCGAGTCCCTGGTCGCACGCAGGATCGTGGACAAGGGGCAGCAGACCCTGCCACGCGCGGTCGGCTGTGACGCCTGCGGCGGCACGGGTTACGTCGGACGCGCAGCCGTGGTCGAGGCCCTGCAGATCAACGACGCCGTTCGCGAGGCCATCGCCGCCGGACGGTCTCTGGCGGACGTGCACGACATCGCCACCGAGACGCGCGCCCTGACGCCGTTCATCGACTACGCCCGACACCTACTGCAGAAGCAGATCATCAGCGCCAGCGAAGTGCTGCTCTCGGTCGCGGACTGA
- a CDS encoding DUF429 domain-containing protein, whose product MTSGLAGVDGCRSGWVVAWEGGVQVLPTFAYVLSRRFELALIDVPIGLLEVGSRRCDTEARSLIGERRSSVFPAPSRSLLRSRRYAGQCSVQLWNILEKIREVDASMKPALQRRVREAHPEVSFALLNGGPLRYPKKQAAGETERRLLLRPVFGEVPRVPGTARDDVLDAYVLLWSARRVLHGQERVLGSGERDGRRLKCEIVG is encoded by the coding sequence GTGACGAGCGGACTCGCCGGCGTCGACGGCTGCCGTAGTGGATGGGTCGTCGCGTGGGAAGGCGGCGTCCAGGTGCTTCCCACGTTTGCGTATGTTCTTTCCCGCCGCTTCGAGCTCGCGCTCATCGACGTCCCCATCGGCCTGCTCGAGGTCGGTTCCCGCCGATGCGACACCGAGGCGCGTTCCTTGATCGGCGAGCGAAGGAGCTCCGTCTTTCCAGCGCCCTCCCGCAGCCTGCTTCGCTCGCGGCGGTACGCCGGGCAATGCTCCGTCCAGCTCTGGAACATCCTCGAAAAGATTCGTGAAGTGGATGCCTCCATGAAGCCAGCGCTGCAGCGCCGCGTCCGGGAGGCGCATCCGGAGGTCAGCTTCGCGCTGCTGAACGGCGGTCCGCTCCGTTATCCCAAGAAGCAGGCGGCGGGGGAAACAGAACGGCGGCTGCTGCTGCGCCCGGTCTTCGGCGAGGTGCCCAGGGTGCCGGGGACGGCGCGCGACGACGTACTCGACGCCTACGTTCTGCTCTGGTCGGCGCGCCGCGTTCTGCATGGGCAGGAACGCGTCCTCGGATCCGGCGAGCGCGACGGGCGCAGACTGAAGTGCGAGATCGTCGGCTGA
- a CDS encoding cupin domain-containing protein, producing MAEEKRPVAIVAAPPRTKPTDYPQPFASRMKGRVKRPLGDLFGLKNFGVNLTRLAPGAVSALRHSHSRQDEFVYVLQGHPTLRTDEGKTRLSPGMCAGFRAGDGNGHHLINETTEEIVYLEAGDRTPGDEGSYPDDDLEAVLIEGRWQFTHKDGTPY from the coding sequence ATGGCAGAAGAGAAACGCCCTGTAGCCATCGTCGCCGCGCCGCCCAGGACGAAGCCGACGGACTACCCGCAGCCCTTTGCATCGCGGATGAAGGGGCGGGTGAAGCGGCCGCTGGGGGACTTGTTCGGGCTGAAGAATTTCGGCGTGAATCTGACGCGCCTAGCGCCGGGCGCGGTGTCGGCGCTGAGGCATTCGCATAGCAGGCAGGACGAGTTCGTGTACGTGTTGCAGGGGCATCCCACGCTGCGCACGGACGAAGGGAAGACGCGGCTGTCGCCGGGAATGTGCGCGGGGTTCAGGGCCGGGGACGGGAATGGGCATCACCTCATCAACGAGACCACCGAGGAGATCGTGTACCTCGAGGCGGGCGATCGCACGCCGGGGGATGAAGGAAGCTATCCCGACGACGATCTCGAGGCGGTGCTCATCGAGGGCAGGTGGCAGTTCACGCACAAAGACGGAACGCCGTACTGA